The Cellulomonas sp. P24 genome contains a region encoding:
- a CDS encoding glycoside hydrolase family 65 protein, whose product MSDWTLVYEGYDPALEGHREALCTLGNGYVATRGASPDAVADGVHYPGTYLAGGYDRQITEVAGHQIENESLVNIPNWLPLTFRADGGAWFRLDDVEILEYRQELDVGRGVLRRRLRFRDDHGRTTLWTERRLVSMADPHLAGLSVELTAEDWSGRLTVRSAIDGGVTNTGVPRYRDLAHEHLDVLVQDHVGSDTIVLRCRTKQSMLGIAQAARTRLYRGGSEIAGDHETYVADGVVAHEISCDLEVGVPVTVEKIAAVYTSRDRAISEPLLEATDAMGRAGRFDELLAAHALAWKELWAACDIQVDHRDGEKIQLKVRVHIFHVLQTASPHTGDLDVGIPARGWHGEAYRGHIFWDEVFVFPYLSLHLPTLSRSLLEYRYRRLPAARRAAQAAGFRGAMFPWQSGSNGREENQLLHLNPVSGRWLPDNTHRQHHISSTIAYNIWRYHQVTADHEFMHSHGAEMMFEIARFWASIAHLNPAIDRYEITGVMGPDEFHTAYPGADPDTAGGIDNNAYTNVMASWVLSHAAELADQLPDPRARRLFERLALDPEEIAEWQQISRRLRVPFHADGVISQFDGYEELEEFDWARYERTYGDIHRLDRILEAEGDSPNRYKASKQADVLMLFYLFSADELTLLFEQLGYPFDHDAIPRTIDYYLARTSHGSTLSRLVHSWVLARSNRPRSWELFRDALDSDLTDTQGGTTREGIHVGAMAGTSDLVQRCYLGVEMRANVLHLDPALPDDIERVAVSLRCRGHVLDVEADHTTLTVRSRMFAAGPLAIAYRHSYRDVAAGGTFTFPLVPPTPRPLDANPGGRASPVPPT is encoded by the coding sequence GTGAGCGACTGGACGCTCGTCTACGAGGGGTACGACCCTGCCCTCGAGGGCCACCGTGAGGCGCTGTGCACGCTCGGGAACGGGTACGTCGCGACGCGTGGGGCGAGCCCCGACGCCGTGGCCGACGGCGTCCACTACCCCGGCACGTACCTGGCCGGCGGGTACGACCGCCAGATCACCGAGGTCGCCGGGCACCAGATCGAGAACGAGTCCCTCGTCAACATCCCCAACTGGCTGCCGCTGACGTTCCGCGCGGACGGCGGTGCGTGGTTCCGGCTCGACGACGTCGAGATCCTCGAGTACCGGCAGGAGCTCGACGTCGGCCGCGGTGTGCTGCGCCGCAGGCTGCGGTTCCGTGACGACCACGGCCGCACCACCCTGTGGACCGAGCGCCGACTGGTGAGCATGGCCGACCCGCACCTGGCCGGCCTCAGTGTCGAGCTCACCGCAGAGGACTGGTCCGGGCGGCTCACGGTGCGGTCGGCGATCGACGGCGGTGTGACGAACACGGGTGTCCCGCGGTACCGCGACCTCGCCCACGAGCACCTCGACGTGCTCGTGCAGGACCACGTCGGCTCGGACACGATCGTGCTGCGCTGCCGCACCAAGCAGTCGATGCTCGGCATCGCCCAGGCCGCGCGGACGCGGCTGTACCGCGGCGGGAGCGAGATCGCCGGCGACCACGAGACGTACGTGGCCGACGGTGTGGTCGCCCACGAGATCTCGTGCGACCTCGAGGTCGGTGTCCCCGTCACGGTCGAGAAGATCGCGGCGGTCTACACCTCGCGGGACCGGGCGATCAGCGAGCCCCTGCTCGAGGCCACCGACGCCATGGGCCGCGCGGGCCGGTTCGACGAGCTCCTCGCCGCGCACGCCCTCGCCTGGAAGGAGCTGTGGGCCGCGTGCGACATCCAGGTCGACCACCGCGACGGGGAGAAGATCCAGCTCAAGGTGCGCGTGCACATCTTCCACGTGCTGCAGACCGCATCGCCGCACACCGGCGACCTCGACGTCGGCATCCCCGCCCGCGGGTGGCACGGCGAGGCGTACCGCGGGCACATCTTCTGGGACGAGGTCTTCGTCTTCCCGTACCTCAGCCTGCACCTGCCGACGCTGAGCCGGTCGCTGCTCGAGTACCGGTACCGGCGCCTCCCCGCGGCCCGCCGCGCGGCACAGGCCGCAGGGTTCCGCGGTGCGATGTTCCCGTGGCAGAGCGGCAGCAACGGCCGTGAGGAGAACCAGCTGCTGCACCTCAACCCGGTCTCCGGGCGGTGGCTCCCGGACAACACGCACCGCCAGCACCACATCAGCTCGACGATCGCGTACAACATCTGGCGCTACCACCAGGTCACGGCCGACCACGAGTTCATGCACTCGCACGGCGCCGAGATGATGTTCGAGATCGCCCGGTTCTGGGCGAGCATCGCGCACCTCAACCCCGCGATCGACCGCTACGAGATCACCGGCGTCATGGGGCCCGACGAGTTCCACACCGCCTACCCGGGCGCCGACCCGGACACCGCCGGGGGGATCGACAACAACGCGTACACGAACGTCATGGCGTCCTGGGTGCTCAGCCACGCGGCCGAGCTCGCCGACCAGCTGCCCGACCCCCGCGCACGCCGCCTCTTCGAACGCCTCGCCCTGGACCCGGAGGAGATCGCCGAGTGGCAGCAGATCAGCCGCCGGCTGCGCGTGCCGTTCCACGCGGACGGCGTCATCAGCCAGTTCGACGGGTACGAGGAGCTCGAGGAGTTCGACTGGGCCCGGTACGAGCGCACGTACGGTGACATCCACCGGCTCGACCGCATCCTCGAGGCGGAGGGCGACTCACCGAACCGGTACAAGGCGTCGAAGCAGGCCGACGTGCTCATGCTCTTCTACCTGTTCTCGGCCGACGAGCTCACGCTGCTCTTCGAGCAGCTCGGCTACCCGTTCGACCACGATGCGATCCCCCGCACGATCGACTACTACCTGGCCCGCACGTCGCACGGGTCGACCCTCAGCCGCCTGGTGCACTCGTGGGTGCTCGCGCGCTCGAACCGCCCGCGCTCGTGGGAGCTGTTCCGCGACGCCCTCGACAGCGACCTCACGGACACGCAGGGCGGCACGACCCGCGAAGGGATCCACGTCGGCGCCATGGCCGGCACGAGCGACCTGGTGCAGCGCTGCTACCTGGGCGTCGAGATGCGTGCGAACGTCCTGCACCTCGACCCGGCGCTGCCCGACGACATCGAGCGCGTGGCCGTCAGCCTGCGGTGCCGCGGTCACGTGCTCGACGTCGAGGCCGACCACACGACGCTCACGGTCCGCTCCCGGATGTTCGCCGCCGGTCCGCTCGCGATCGCCTACCGCCACTCGTACCGCGACGTCGCCGCCGGCGGAACCTTCACCTTCCCCCTGGTCCCCCCGACTCCCCGCCCCCTCGACGCGAACCCCGGTGGCCGCGCGTCGCCGGTCCCGCCGACCTGA
- a CDS encoding HAD-IA family hydrolase, translating to MTGSQVTGSRPAASIDPGAVGSSRARSAHPDPPVVSPELDAVLFDMDGVVTDTAIVHALAWKRLFDDFLSTQSSDDPASAGPGADPGWARPFDLDEDYCRYVDGKPRYDGVESFLTSRSITLPYGHDDDPPSARTVCGLGNRKDGYVRTWLAENKVRAYPVTMLFIERLHAAGIRTAVFSSSRNAEGVLTSADVIDLFDVRVDGTDLSRLGIPGKPHPAMLWETASLVGVVPGRAAIVEDAASGVQAGKDGGFAFVIGIDRGTCYGSSDVDACRGRLLAAGASIVIADLGAVEVTGRRLVVHPAREPGWSAR from the coding sequence ATGACCGGGTCACAGGTGACCGGATCCCGCCCAGCCGCGAGCATCGACCCTGGCGCCGTCGGCTCGTCCCGCGCCAGGAGTGCTCACCCCGACCCTCCGGTCGTCTCGCCCGAGCTCGACGCCGTGCTGTTCGACATGGACGGCGTCGTCACCGACACCGCGATCGTGCACGCACTCGCCTGGAAGCGACTGTTCGACGACTTCCTGTCCACCCAGTCCTCCGACGACCCCGCATCGGCGGGACCCGGCGCCGACCCCGGCTGGGCGCGGCCGTTCGACCTCGACGAGGACTACTGCCGCTACGTCGACGGCAAGCCCCGGTACGACGGAGTCGAGAGCTTCCTGACGTCCCGCTCGATCACCCTCCCCTACGGGCACGACGACGACCCGCCGAGCGCTCGCACCGTGTGCGGCCTCGGCAACCGCAAGGACGGGTACGTCAGGACGTGGCTGGCCGAGAACAAGGTGCGGGCCTACCCCGTGACGATGCTCTTCATCGAACGCCTCCACGCGGCCGGCATCCGCACCGCGGTGTTCTCCTCGAGCCGCAACGCCGAGGGCGTCCTGACCAGCGCCGATGTGATCGACCTGTTCGACGTCCGGGTCGACGGCACCGACCTGAGCCGGCTCGGGATCCCCGGCAAGCCCCACCCCGCGATGCTCTGGGAGACCGCGTCGCTCGTCGGGGTGGTCCCCGGTCGCGCCGCGATCGTCGAGGACGCGGCCTCGGGCGTGCAGGCCGGCAAGGACGGCGGCTTCGCCTTCGTCATCGGGATCGACCGCGGCACGTGCTACGGGAGCAGCGACGTGGACGCCTGCCGCGGGCGACTGCTCGCGGCCGGTGCGAGCATCGTCATCGCGGACCTCGGCGCCGTGGAGGTGACGGGGAGGCGGCTCGTCGTCCACCCCGCCCGCGAGCCGGGCTGGAGCGCGAGGTGA
- a CDS encoding uracil-DNA glycosylase → MDRDVAYPTRAARARTLAELDALVVECGACPRLVAWREQVAEEKRASYQDETYWARPAPGFGDPDARVVVVGLAPAAHGANRTGRMFTGDRSGDFLFAALHRTGFASQPTSTSRDDGMVLTGLRLTAPVRCAPPENRPTPVERRTCAPWLGRELELVAPDVAVVLGGFGWQALLAALDDLGWRVPRPRPTFGHGTEVRLDGPDGRRLVLLGCFHVSPHNTFTGRLTPEMLDAVLVRARELSAPT, encoded by the coding sequence GTGGACCGCGACGTCGCCTACCCGACCCGGGCCGCCCGGGCCCGCACCCTCGCGGAGCTCGACGCGCTCGTCGTGGAGTGCGGCGCGTGCCCGCGGCTCGTCGCGTGGCGCGAGCAGGTCGCGGAGGAGAAGCGCGCGTCGTACCAGGACGAGACGTACTGGGCCCGGCCGGCGCCGGGGTTCGGCGACCCGGACGCGCGCGTGGTCGTGGTCGGTCTTGCCCCTGCGGCGCACGGCGCCAACCGCACCGGGCGGATGTTCACCGGTGACCGCAGCGGGGACTTCCTGTTCGCGGCGCTGCATCGCACCGGGTTCGCGTCCCAGCCCACGTCGACGTCGCGCGACGACGGCATGGTCCTGACCGGTCTACGGCTCACGGCCCCGGTGCGGTGCGCCCCGCCGGAGAACAGGCCGACCCCCGTCGAGCGTCGCACCTGTGCTCCGTGGCTCGGCCGTGAGCTCGAGCTCGTGGCTCCCGACGTCGCCGTCGTGCTGGGCGGCTTCGGCTGGCAGGCGCTGCTTGCCGCGCTCGACGACCTCGGTTGGCGCGTGCCGCGGCCGCGTCCGACGTTCGGGCACGGCACGGAGGTGCGGCTGGACGGCCCGGACGGGCGTCGGCTCGTGCTGCTCGGCTGCTTCCACGTGAGCCCGCACAACACGTTCACCGGCCGACTGACGCCGGAGATGCTCGATGCGGTGCTCGTGCGTGCGCGCGAGCTCAGCGCGCCGACGTAG
- a CDS encoding DUF1918 domain-containing protein — MHAAVGDEIIIHGRVTGNPDRRGEVLEARGPDGTPPYLVKFDDGHEVLVFPGPDVQVVTLSH, encoded by the coding sequence ATGCATGCTGCGGTGGGCGACGAGATCATCATTCACGGACGAGTCACCGGGAACCCGGACCGCCGGGGCGAGGTGCTCGAGGCGCGCGGGCCCGATGGCACCCCGCCCTACCTCGTGAAGTTCGACGACGGGCACGAGGTCCTGGTGTTCCCGGGGCCCGACGTCCAGGTCGTGACGCTGAGCCACTGA
- a CDS encoding PASTA domain-containing protein: MDRRQVSRLTPVLCACVALTLAGCAARDGEAPSGPGAAASVTASSHTGPLAAPSPTRSAVMQVFIVPDLIGEPLDEAQGALQSLGSQSLDPQDASGLGRSVSIDGVWRVCTQSPKAGEVVDVRTVVILAAVLSGEHCP; the protein is encoded by the coding sequence ATGGACCGCCGCCAGGTCTCACGCCTCACCCCGGTGCTGTGCGCGTGTGTCGCCCTCACCCTTGCCGGGTGCGCCGCGCGAGACGGGGAGGCGCCGAGCGGGCCCGGAGCTGCGGCATCGGTGACCGCGTCGTCGCACACCGGCCCCCTCGCGGCACCGTCGCCCACGAGGTCCGCGGTGATGCAGGTCTTCATCGTCCCCGACCTCATCGGCGAGCCCCTCGACGAGGCGCAGGGCGCGCTCCAGTCACTGGGCTCCCAGTCCCTCGACCCGCAGGACGCGAGTGGGCTCGGCCGCTCCGTGTCCATCGACGGTGTCTGGCGCGTGTGCACCCAGAGCCCGAAGGCGGGCGAGGTGGTGGACGTGCGGACCGTCGTCATCCTCGCGGCGGTCCTCTCGGGTGAGCACTGCCCGTGA
- a CDS encoding PadR family transcriptional regulator — translation MAESSDTIPSQFRKGVVELAILALLHRDEAYGGEIVDRLAAYPGLAISAGTAYPLLARLKKSGLITSVWRESPVGPPRKYYRLSPDGEEVFAGMAKAWNGMKNEMDDLLGLDAR, via the coding sequence GTGGCAGAAAGCAGCGACACGATCCCGTCGCAGTTCCGCAAGGGCGTCGTCGAGCTGGCGATCCTCGCGCTGCTGCACCGCGACGAGGCGTACGGCGGTGAGATCGTCGACCGGCTCGCGGCCTACCCGGGTCTGGCGATCAGCGCCGGTACGGCCTACCCGCTGCTCGCACGCCTGAAGAAGTCGGGCCTGATCACCTCGGTCTGGCGGGAATCACCCGTCGGGCCACCGCGGAAGTACTACCGGCTCTCGCCCGACGGCGAGGAGGTCTTCGCCGGGATGGCCAAGGCCTGGAACGGGATGAAGAACGAGATGGACGACCTGCTGGGATTGGACGCCCGATGA
- a CDS encoding DUF1648 domain-containing protein — MSTHAPTDGTSRDAAVVIDDYFARLATATEAIRARIGADELAELRAHVDDRLVGTTATAADATRVLAELGSPEELARAFAAEAAEYDAAPDAVDGRPSALVGRVLGMPYDVRPPTTDRVALRVWNPTDPRILVPKAFGMGWTVNFGALAVKTHLVRPDDEDDAFAAVPDGVVTATLAAPAAVAMAVVVLAAVSWPTLPANVPVHWNGAGHVDGYSSRGAAVLWLVVMAVVPVLLAAWVHTRRRRRFNRVAASAVSLGFAVLSLAILVQTVASAGGGTGMWPTWLGIGGFLVLPFVLLVGVSRLGSAAERRRDLSITSSKGRAQ, encoded by the coding sequence ATGAGCACCCACGCACCCACCGACGGGACGTCCCGAGACGCCGCAGTGGTGATCGACGACTACTTCGCCCGACTCGCGACGGCGACCGAGGCGATCCGCGCCAGGATCGGTGCCGACGAGCTCGCCGAGCTGCGCGCGCACGTCGACGACCGGCTCGTCGGCACAACCGCCACCGCCGCGGACGCGACGCGGGTGCTCGCCGAGCTCGGCTCGCCCGAGGAGCTCGCCCGCGCGTTCGCAGCAGAGGCGGCCGAGTACGACGCCGCGCCCGACGCCGTCGACGGGCGACCGTCGGCCCTCGTCGGCCGCGTCCTCGGCATGCCCTACGACGTCCGCCCGCCCACGACCGATCGGGTCGCCCTGCGGGTGTGGAACCCCACCGACCCGCGGATCCTCGTGCCCAAGGCATTCGGCATGGGATGGACCGTGAACTTCGGCGCCCTCGCCGTGAAGACCCACCTGGTCCGGCCCGACGACGAGGATGACGCGTTCGCAGCGGTCCCGGACGGCGTAGTGACGGCAACCCTCGCCGCGCCCGCCGCTGTCGCGATGGCGGTCGTGGTGCTGGCTGCCGTGTCGTGGCCGACCCTGCCGGCGAACGTCCCGGTGCACTGGAACGGCGCCGGTCATGTCGACGGGTACAGCAGCCGAGGAGCCGCGGTCCTGTGGCTCGTCGTGATGGCGGTCGTGCCCGTGCTGCTCGCCGCATGGGTGCACACGCGCCGCCGCCGGCGGTTCAACCGGGTGGCCGCGTCCGCCGTGAGCCTCGGCTTCGCGGTGCTCTCGCTGGCGATCCTCGTCCAGACCGTCGCCTCCGCAGGAGGCGGCACGGGCATGTGGCCGACGTGGCTCGGCATCGGCGGCTTCCTGGTGCTGCCGTTCGTCCTTCTCGTCGGCGTCTCTCGTCTCGGCAGCGCCGCAGAGCGGCGCCGCGACCTCTCCATCACGTCATCGAAAGGACGTGCACAGTGA
- a CDS encoding PLD nuclease N-terminal domain-containing protein, protein MNGQLADLPTGVFVFLLVVGVVQLALDVVALVDLVRRPVDRVAMGNKWIWVAIILLVNLLGAILYLIVGRKPAAATEVPLPSTPSASRTESIADSLYGRRDDSAGPR, encoded by the coding sequence GTGAACGGGCAGCTTGCTGACCTCCCCACCGGGGTCTTCGTCTTCCTCCTCGTCGTCGGCGTGGTCCAGCTCGCCCTGGACGTCGTCGCCCTGGTCGACCTCGTCCGCCGACCGGTGGACCGGGTCGCGATGGGCAACAAGTGGATCTGGGTCGCGATCATCCTCCTGGTCAACCTGCTGGGCGCGATCCTCTACCTGATCGTGGGCCGCAAGCCTGCGGCGGCCACCGAGGTCCCTCTGCCGTCGACCCCGTCGGCGTCCCGGACCGAGAGCATCGCCGACTCGCTCTACGGTCGCCGTGACGACAGCGCCGGGCCGCGATGA
- a CDS encoding ABC transporter ATP-binding protein — MSATSGAPTTAAIRTTALTKAYGDKRALDAVDLTVDEGSIFGFLGPNGAGKTTMLRLITGLARPTSGSVHVLGHDVATAGNAVRAEIGFLPDVPGFYEWMTAEDFLRFAGGLFGLGGTLLDERVAMLLDLAGLTGVKTTVGGYSRGMKQRLGVAQALVNAPRLLLLDEPTSALDPMGRKELLEMIASLRGRTTVFFSTHILGDVERVCDAVAILDEGRVVVQSPIDELRSTYGARKVVVEVTDDADALATEIEQRAWATAVARGANGTIEITVTDVALAQHEIPVMVAARQTGLVRMDAGEMGLEEVFVELVGGGRR, encoded by the coding sequence ATGAGCGCCACCAGCGGAGCGCCGACCACGGCAGCGATCAGGACCACGGCCCTCACCAAGGCGTACGGCGACAAGAGGGCGCTCGACGCGGTCGACCTCACCGTCGACGAGGGCTCGATCTTCGGGTTCCTCGGTCCCAACGGTGCGGGCAAGACGACCATGCTGCGCCTGATCACCGGCCTGGCGCGGCCGACGAGCGGGTCCGTCCACGTGCTTGGTCACGACGTCGCGACAGCGGGCAATGCCGTCCGCGCCGAGATCGGGTTCCTCCCCGACGTCCCCGGCTTCTACGAGTGGATGACGGCCGAGGACTTCCTGCGGTTCGCGGGCGGGCTCTTCGGTCTCGGTGGCACGCTCCTCGACGAGCGCGTCGCGATGCTGCTCGACCTGGCAGGGCTGACCGGGGTGAAGACCACGGTCGGCGGCTACTCGCGCGGCATGAAGCAGCGCCTCGGCGTCGCGCAGGCCCTGGTCAACGCGCCACGCCTGCTGCTCCTCGACGAGCCGACCAGTGCGCTGGACCCGATGGGACGCAAGGAGCTGCTCGAGATGATTGCGTCGCTCCGCGGCCGCACGACGGTGTTCTTCTCGACGCACATCCTCGGGGACGTCGAGCGTGTGTGCGACGCGGTCGCGATCCTCGATGAGGGCCGGGTCGTCGTCCAGTCGCCCATCGACGAGCTCCGGTCGACGTACGGCGCCCGAAAGGTCGTCGTCGAGGTCACCGACGACGCCGACGCGCTCGCGACCGAGATCGAGCAGCGCGCCTGGGCGACAGCGGTGGCGCGCGGCGCGAACGGGACGATCGAGATCACCGTGACGGACGTCGCGCTCGCGCAGCACGAGATCCCGGTGATGGTTGCCGCCCGGCAGACCGGGCTCGTGCGCATGGACGCGGGAGAGATGGGACTCGAAGAGGTCTTCGTCGAGCTCGTCGGAGGTGGTCGGCGATGA
- a CDS encoding ABC transporter permease translates to MNGFTVFARKETLEILRTWRRWVLPSILAFFALTGPPLARYTPEIVKAFAGDQLTGFAIPTPTYLDAYGQWGKNLTQIALFALIIIYGGLVSAESRSGTAILVLTKPVSRSAFVVVKAVVNAAFITVLLVVGTLVTWGLTAAMFGTAPASALWSSALVWLVLAVQFVALMTLLSVVIRSAAGAAGAGLGVYVLASIAAIWKPLGSYSPAGLPAQVTSLAAGTASAPLWPVLTSLVLSVALVAAAALLFRRMEL, encoded by the coding sequence ATGAACGGGTTCACGGTGTTCGCCCGCAAGGAGACGCTGGAGATCCTGCGCACGTGGCGACGGTGGGTGCTGCCCAGCATCCTCGCGTTCTTCGCCCTGACCGGTCCGCCCCTCGCCCGGTACACCCCGGAGATCGTGAAGGCGTTCGCCGGCGACCAGCTCACCGGGTTCGCGATCCCGACGCCGACATACCTCGACGCCTACGGGCAGTGGGGCAAGAACCTCACCCAGATCGCCCTCTTCGCGCTGATCATCATCTACGGCGGGCTGGTCTCGGCGGAGAGCCGGAGCGGTACCGCGATCCTGGTGCTCACCAAGCCGGTCTCGCGCAGCGCGTTCGTCGTGGTCAAGGCCGTCGTGAACGCGGCGTTCATCACCGTGCTGCTGGTGGTCGGCACCCTCGTGACGTGGGGGCTCACCGCGGCGATGTTCGGGACGGCACCCGCGTCGGCGCTGTGGTCCTCGGCGCTGGTGTGGCTCGTGCTCGCGGTGCAGTTCGTCGCCCTCATGACGCTGCTCTCGGTGGTCATCCGCTCGGCCGCCGGGGCGGCCGGCGCCGGGCTCGGCGTGTACGTACTCGCGTCGATCGCCGCGATCTGGAAGCCGCTCGGCTCGTACTCGCCGGCGGGGCTCCCGGCGCAGGTGACGTCGCTCGCCGCGGGCACGGCCTCAGCCCCGCTGTGGCCCGTCCTGACGTCCCTCGTGCTGTCGGTCGCCCTCGTGGCCGCGGCGGCGCTGCTGTTCCGTCGCATGGAGCTGTGA
- a CDS encoding aminopeptidase C, translating to MTSTLSPAETDRAENGEEAVLTPATLQALADGFAADPRAVLAQNAVTRAGLEQVAVNHARQVSISTTVSHRLDDWTVANQKKSGRCWLFAALNLFRFETRKQLGVKTFEFSQNHAMFWDKLERVNYFLTDVIGTAGRPADDRLVTFLLAEVMGDGGQWNMAMNVFRKHGVVPKEAMPETESSSATAVMNRSLRTLLRRAARDLRDLVATGADEQALAAAREAVVADAYRILSIHLGTPPSSFDWQWRDDEGENHQVGRLTPQDFFRLYVSVPVDEYVCLVDDPRPEHPKGHPLTIEHLGNVIGGEPVLYLNTEVELMKKLAMDAIVAGEPVWFGCDVAQQMLRTDGLWAADLLDLEGVYGTELAMSKEDRVRYGESLMTHAMLLTGVDVVDGVPRRWRVENSWGDEHGDKGFFTMDDSWFNEYVFEVAVRRSALPEPLQAALAEPPLALPAWDPMGALA from the coding sequence ATGACCAGCACGCTCTCCCCCGCCGAGACGGACCGCGCCGAGAACGGGGAGGAGGCCGTGCTGACCCCCGCCACGCTGCAGGCGCTCGCGGACGGGTTCGCCGCCGACCCCCGCGCGGTCCTCGCGCAGAACGCCGTCACGCGAGCCGGCCTCGAGCAGGTCGCCGTGAACCACGCGCGTCAGGTGTCGATCTCCACGACCGTCTCGCACCGGCTCGACGACTGGACGGTCGCGAACCAGAAGAAGTCCGGCCGCTGCTGGCTGTTCGCCGCGCTCAACCTGTTCCGGTTCGAGACGCGCAAGCAGCTCGGCGTGAAGACCTTCGAGTTCTCGCAGAACCACGCGATGTTCTGGGACAAGCTCGAGCGCGTCAACTACTTCCTCACCGACGTGATCGGGACGGCCGGCCGCCCCGCGGACGACCGGCTGGTGACGTTCCTGCTCGCCGAGGTCATGGGCGACGGCGGTCAGTGGAACATGGCGATGAACGTGTTCCGCAAGCACGGGGTCGTGCCCAAGGAGGCGATGCCCGAGACCGAGTCGTCGAGCGCCACCGCGGTGATGAACCGCTCGCTGCGCACGCTGCTGCGCCGTGCCGCACGTGACCTGCGCGACCTCGTCGCGACTGGTGCCGACGAGCAGGCGCTCGCGGCGGCGCGCGAGGCCGTCGTGGCGGATGCCTACCGGATCCTGTCGATCCACCTCGGCACGCCGCCGTCGTCGTTCGACTGGCAGTGGCGCGACGACGAGGGCGAGAACCACCAGGTCGGGCGTCTGACCCCGCAGGACTTCTTCCGGCTGTACGTCTCGGTGCCGGTCGACGAGTACGTGTGCCTGGTCGACGACCCGCGCCCCGAGCACCCCAAGGGACACCCGCTCACGATCGAGCACCTCGGCAACGTGATCGGCGGCGAGCCCGTCCTCTACCTCAACACCGAGGTCGAGCTCATGAAGAAGCTCGCGATGGACGCGATCGTGGCCGGGGAGCCGGTCTGGTTCGGGTGCGACGTCGCGCAGCAGATGCTCCGGACGGATGGCCTGTGGGCCGCCGACCTGCTCGACCTCGAGGGCGTGTACGGGACCGAGCTGGCGATGTCCAAGGAGGACCGCGTCCGCTACGGCGAGTCGCTCATGACGCACGCGATGCTGCTGACCGGCGTCGACGTCGTCGACGGGGTGCCGCGCCGGTGGCGGGTCGAGAACTCGTGGGGCGACGAGCACGGCGACAAGGGGTTCTTCACGATGGACGACTCGTGGTTCAACGAGTACGTCTTCGAGGTCGCGGTCCGTCGGTCGGCGCTGCCCGAGCCCCTGCAGGCCGCCCTCGCAGAGCCGCCGCTCGCCCTCCCGGCATGGGACCCGATGGGCGCGCTCGCCTGA
- a CDS encoding DUF2510 domain-containing protein, whose translation MSTLQYPPAGWYDDGHTKGVLRWFDGAEWTERTAPDPAAQVAVLPPPPLPAPRVAVVPTQRTPAGLTGATMAPPLPAGSSPSDPLHWMIPIGRSWQAITAGYVGLVALVVWPLGPIAIAFGLWAMARARQGGHGRGRAVFAIVVGTAVTVLGAYLLTAYVLR comes from the coding sequence ATGAGCACGCTGCAGTACCCACCCGCCGGCTGGTACGACGACGGCCACACGAAGGGTGTGCTCCGGTGGTTCGACGGTGCCGAGTGGACGGAGCGGACCGCACCCGACCCGGCGGCACAGGTGGCCGTGCTGCCCCCGCCGCCCCTCCCGGCGCCGCGTGTCGCCGTGGTCCCCACCCAGCGGACCCCGGCAGGGTTGACCGGGGCGACCATGGCGCCGCCACTGCCCGCGGGCTCCTCGCCGTCCGACCCGCTCCACTGGATGATCCCGATCGGACGCTCGTGGCAGGCGATCACCGCCGGGTACGTCGGCCTGGTCGCCCTGGTGGTCTGGCCGTTGGGGCCGATCGCGATCGCGTTCGGGCTGTGGGCGATGGCCCGGGCCCGTCAGGGTGGGCACGGGCGAGGTCGAGCCGTCTTCGCGATCGTCGTCGGGACCGCCGTGACCGTGCTCGGCGCGTACCTCTTGACGGCCTACGTCCTCCGGTAG